In Pseudomonas saponiphila, the genomic stretch TGGCCACGTTGATCAGCGCACCGACTTGCGGGCGCTCTTCGGCAGGGAGATTGCCCAGGGTCTTCATCACCTGAGTCAGTTCGCCCTTCTTGCCAAGGAAGTGAACCCGGATCTGCTCCAGGGCATTGATGTCTTCAGCGTGTTGCACGGCCTCAAGTGCTTGAGAAACCAGCGCATCCAGGTTTTCCATGTACAGACTCCAGATACAAAATAGGGGAAGAGCTTGAAGGCTCTTCCCCTATTTATGACGTTTAACACCAGAGCCCACGAAAGGTGAGCCCGGATGACTGTCGGGGGTACTTAAGCCAAGGTGGCTTTAGCTTTCTCGACAATCGCAGCAAACGCCGCTTTTTCGTTCACTGCCAGATCAGCCAGAACCTTACGGTCGATCTCGATGGACGCTTTTTTCAGGCCAGCGATCAAACGGCTGTAAGACAAACCGTTGGTACGAGCACCAGCGTTGATACGAGCGATCCACAGAGCGCGGAACTGACGTTTTTTCTGACGACGGTCACGGTAGGCGTATTGGCCTGCCTTGATTACCGCTTGCTTGGCAACACGGAATACGCGCGAGCGAGCGCCGTAGTAGCCTTTAGCAAGTTTCAGAATTTTTTTGTGACGTTTACGGGCAATGACGCCACGCTTTACACGAGCCATGAGTTACTTCCTCTATTCTTGATCCAAAAATTAACGAAGGCGCAGCATGCGCTCGACTTTTGCCACGTCAGACGGATGCAGCAAGCTGCTACCGCGCAGTTGACGCTTACGCTTGGTCGACATTTTGGTCAGGATGTGGCTCTTGAAAGCGTGCTTGTGCTTGATACCGTTAGCAGTTTTCAGAAACCGCTTAGCAGCACCACTTTTGGTTTTCATCTTTGGCATGTTCGGATACTCCGCATTCAGTTGATAAACATAATCAGAAGGCCTGCCGTGCCCTGTTGATTACTTCTTCTTTTTCGGGGCGATGACCATGATCAGCTGGCGTCCTTCCATCTTAGGATGCTGTTCGACCGAACCGTACTCTTGCAGGTCAGCTTCAACCCGCTTGAGGAGTTCCATCCCCAGCTCCTGGTGGGCCATCTCACGGCCGCGGAATCGCAAGGATACCTTGGCCCTGTCCCCGTCACTCAGGAAACGTACCAGGTTGCGCAGTTTTACCTGGTAATCCCCTTCCTCCGTCCCTGGACGAAACTTGATTTCTTTAACCTGAATCTGCTTCTGGTTCTTCTTCGCAGCGGCAATCTGCTTCTTCTTCTCGAAGATCGACTTGCCGTAATCCATCACCCGGCAAACAGGTGGGACTGCGTCGGCGGAAATTTCCACCAGATCCAGCTTGGCTTCTTCAGCTATACGAAGCGCTTCATCAATCGAGACGATGCCAATCTGCTCGCCGTCAGCGCCAATTAACCGAACCTCGCGTGCCGAGATATTCTCGTTGATCGGGGCTTTCGGTGCAGCTCGTTTATCTTGTCTCATATCACGCTTAATAATAATTACTCCGAATCTTGGCGACCACGCCGGGAAACCGCTTGTGCGAGGAACGCCGAGAATTGGTCCACAGGCATCGAGCCCAGGTCTTCACCTTCACGGGTACGCACAGCGACAGTCTGCATCTCGACCTCCCGATCTCCAATAACCAAGAGATAGGGAACCTTGAGCAAAGTATGCTCGCGGATTTTAAAGCCGATCTTTTCATTTCTCAAGTCGGACTTGGCACGAAATCCGCTTTGATTGAGTGTTTTTTCCACTTCAAGGGCAAAATCTGCCTGTTTATCAGTGATATTCATCACCACGGCCTGAGTCGGAGCCAGCCACGCAGGGAACGCACCCTCGTAATGCTCGATCAGAATCCCGACAAAACGCTCGAAGGAACCAAGGATAGCCCGGTGCAGCATCACCGGATGCTTACGGCTATTGTCTTCGGAAACGTATTCAGCGCCCAAACGAATAGGCAGGTTGAAGTCAAGCTGCAAGGTACCGCACTGCCAGACACGCCCCAAGCAGTCCTTCAGCGAAAACTCGATCTTCGGACCGTAGAACGCACCTTCGCCCGGTTGCAGGTCATACGGCAACCCAGCGCTATCCAAAGCGGCAGCCAAGGCATTTTCCGCGCGATCCCACAAGTCATCGGAACCCACGCGTTTTTCAGGACGAGTGGAGAGCTTCATTTCGATGTCTTTAAAGCCGAAGTCGGCATAGACATCCATGGTCAGCTTGATGAAAGCAGCAGACTCGGCCTGCATCTGATCTTCGGTGCAGAAGATGTGCGCATCGTCCTGAGTGAAGCCCCGTACGCGCATGATGCCGTGCAACGCACCTGACGGCTCGTTACGGTGGCAAGCTCCGAACTCGGCCAGGCGCATCGGCAGTTCGCGGTAGCTCTTCAACCCTTGATTGAACACCTGCACATGGCATGGGCAGTTCATTGGCTTGATTGCGTAGTCGCGGCTTTCCGACTCGGTGGTGAACATGTTCTCGGAATAGTTGGCCCAGTGCCCGGACTTTTCCCAAAGACTGCGATCGACCACTTGTGGCGTCTTGATTTCCAGGTAGCCGTTTTCACGCTGCACCTTGCGCATGTACTGCTCAAGCACCTGGTACAGAGTCCAGCCATTGGGATGCCAGAACACCATGCCCGGTGCTTCTTCCTGGGTATGGAACAGACCCAGACGCTTGCCGATCTTGCGATGGTCGCGCTTTTCGGCCTCCTCGATACGCTGGATGTAGGCGGCGAGCTGCTTCTTGTCCGCCCAGGCAGTACCGTAGACCCGCTGCAACTGCTCGTTCTTAGCGTCACCGCGCCAGTAGGCGCCCGAAAGCTTGGTCAGCTTGAAGGATTTCAGGAAGCGCGTGTTCGGCACGTGCGGGCCGCGGCACATGTCGACATATTCTTCGTGATAGTACAGGCCCATTGCCTGCTCATTCGGCATGTCCTCAACTAGGCGCAACTTGTAGTCTTCGCCGCGGGACTTGAACACTTCGATGACTTCGGCTCGCGGCGTAACCTTCTTGATCACGTCGTAGTCTTTCTCGATCAACTGCTGCATGCGCTGTTCGATGGCGGCCATGTCCTCGGGCGTGAAAGGACGCTCGTAGGCAATGTCGTAATAGAAGCCTTCATCGATGACCGGACCGATGACCATCTTGGCAGTCGGATACAACTGCTTGACGGCATGCCCCACCAAGTGGGCGCAAGAGTGGCGAATGATCTCCAGCCCCTCTTCGTCCTTTGGCGTGATGATTTGCAAGGTTGCATCGCCGTCGATCACATCACAGGCGTCGACGAGTTTGCCGTTGACCTTACCGGCCAAGGTGGCCTTGGCCAAACCGGCACCGATGGATGCGGCGACCTCAGCTACGGAAACCGGGTGATCGAATGAACGTTGACTGCCGTCGGGAAGAGTAATAGTGGGCATGGCGCCTCCTCTCCTAGTGGTGACCCCTACCAAAGGTCACGTGGGTTGGGATGAGCCAGTACGCGATTCAGTCCAGCCGTTCTGTAACAAACGCCTGCCTCACAGTGGCAAGAGCCTTGCGGCCAACCGGAAAACCGAACCAGAGTGACTGGGGTTCACATCAAAAATTAATGAGGCATAGACTGCAAGGGAAGTGAGATACCCAAAGCTTGAAAACACCCAAGCCGGGCATGCTAGCACAGATAAATCCCAGCATCGCGCAGCATGTTTCACGCCCGCCACTTTCCGGCCTTTTGTTGGCAGGAAAGTGAACTTGCGATGTACGCCGAGCCTCAAATACATCGAGAATCGTCGTCCTAGCCATCGACCTCAGGAGAACCCGCCCCATGCGCCTCACCCAACTGTTCACCCTTGCCGCCCCGCTTGCCCTTCTTCTGCCGTTGAGCGCCCAAGCAGCCTGGCCTGCCGGAACTCGCGCCGACTACATGAAGGACTGCACCGCCGCAGCCAGCCAAAACATCGATGCCAAAAGCGCCGAAAAGCACTGCGCCTGCGGTGCAGACAAGCTGAATGAAAAATTCACCACCGAAGAAATCAAGGAACTGATGAGCAAAACCAAGCAACCCAGCGCAGAACTCAGAACCCGAGCTCTGGACGCCATCGCTGCTTGCCGAGCGGTCAAATAACTCGCCCGCGCCGGGAATAGCCCGTATCCAGACCATTCAACGAGCTTGAAACGCGGCTTTTTTCACAATTTACACAGCTTTTACGGGTTTTTTTATCGCCATTTGTTTTCTGCAAAAGCCGCTTAAACCGCGGCCTGCAGCCAACTCGGAGAGCAAAATACGACGGCACACCAGGCAAAGAACTCCTACAGGGGGCTCCCAAGTCGAACATTTCGACTATGATAGCTCGGTGTGCCCAGTTGGCCTGAGCAGCACAGTACTACTGAAAATATATGTTTCTTGGAGATACACCATGTCTAATCGCCAAACCGGCACCGTAAAATGGTTCAACGATGAAAAAGGCTTCGGCTTCATCACTCCTCAAGGTGGCGGTGACGACCTGTTCGTACACTTCAAAGCTATTGAAAGCGACGGTTTCAAAAGCCTGAAAGAAGGCCAAACCGTTTCCTTCGTGGCTGAGAAAGGCCAAAAGGGTATGCAAGCTGCACAAGTTCGTCCTGAGTAATTTCTCAGCGAGCTAAAAAAACCCCGTACATGTGACGGGGTTTTTTGTGGGCGGGTAAAAAGCTACTCAGCCACAGTTGACTCGATTCACCACCAGGCTGGCGTCCGTGTTGAGATTCAAGCGGTCGGAACGGTATTCCAGGGTGATCATGTCGTTAGGCTTGAGGAAGCGCGCATATTGCGCCCCAGAACGACTACGAGCCTGCTCCAGCAACTCTGGAGAAGCCTTCTTGCCGATGGCGAATTCAGCAGCCGATGCTTCACAACGCGTGTGCCCGGACTCAGAGGCTACGGGTTCCTTTGTCGACCCGGCGGTGCTGCATCCACTGAGGACAACGGCGGCCAACAAGGTTCCGAATGAAGCGAGCTTCCAAGGCATGAAGCCTCCTTTTCAAAATTAAGCAGAGTTCGTGCGACAGTCGATTTTGCGTTTGGTTTCAAAAACCAATGGCCTTTTGCCCTGCCCCACAGCTGGCGGACAAGTCTGCCTCAGCCATCGATCCACTTTCACAGGACAATCGTCACCGAATATGAACGGCACTCAATAGATGTCGATATAGTCAAACGCCGGCTTCGGCCAGTTCTGCTTGAGCGCATTGAAAATCTGCATCACCCAGACCTCATCGCTGGCCGCCACGTTACCAACATAACCGGATCCCGCCGCCCAGGTTTCCAGGCGAAACAACAAGCCCTCGATCTCGGCACCGCCCACGACTCCCGAAGAAATGTAGGCCATTCCACCCTTGGTGACACGTAACTGGGTATGCACGCTATCACTGGCCGAAGCCAGAAGCTGACGCACCGCCTCCAGGGTCAGGGCATCAGGCTGGTTCAAATCGATTTGCACGGTGGCTTCCTTGAGCGCAGGAAAAGCGCCAGTGTCGCACAGCACCTGCCTGATGCCTAAGTCGCAGTGCCAAATGCCCGGCAACATGGTTAACTCTGCGCCGTAGTAAACACCTGCCCAGGCCTGACCTGAGGCCCGCCTTATCCGAATTCGTGAGACCTTCATGGCTACCGTGAGTATTGACGCCGACATCAAAGCCAAATGGCCCCAGGGCCAGTGCTCCTATAGCCCGGGAAGCCCGGAAGAGTTGGCAATCATTGGCATAGATCTGCTGGTCAAGGAGCTGGGAACCCAGTCAGCCCGTGCATTCATCGAGCAGGTATTCGAGAAATACCCAGCCGACCACTTGGGCGCCCAGGACCCGGAACGGGAATAGCACCCCGCAGGTCGTGCCTGCGGGGCGCGACTTACTTGAGACGGGCCAGACGCTCGGTGAGCAGATCGAAGAAGCCCTGAGCATCGCCATTCTCAACCCAGAACACGTTCTTTTCCTGCTTCAGGCCGTCGTACCAGTCGACGATGGTCTGGCCGAAGGTCGGCCCTTCGCGACTGTCGACGACCATGTTGGCCTGGCGCCCGGTGAACAACTCGGGCTTCAGGAGGTAAGCGATCACGGTAGCGTCATGTACCGGGCCACCAGGAATCCCGTAGTGCTCCATATCCCCCTTGACGTACTCGTTGAGGATATCCCCCACCACTTTGCTGGCATTGTTGTTCAGGGTCGCGATCTTCTGCAGACGCGCATCGCTGGTCAGCACCTTGTGCGTCACATCCAAGGGCAAGTAGGTCAACTTGACGCCACTCTTGAGCACCACTTCCGCGGCCTGCGGATCGGCGAACAGGTTGAACTCGGCCACCGGCGTGATGTTGCCGCCATTGAAATGGGCACCGCCCATGACCACCACCTCCTTGATGCCTTGGGTGATATCCGGAGCCTGGATCAGCGCCAGCGCCAGGTTGGTCTGCGGACCGAGCATGGCGATGGTGATGCTGTGGGGCTTGGCTGCACGCAGGGTGTCGATCAGGTAGTTCACCGCATTGCCCTTGGCCAGAGGCGCCTTGGGCTCATGCACGGCCACCCCGGAGATGCCCTCCTTGCCGTGGATATTCTCGGCGTAGATCGGCGTGCGCAGCAGTGGCTTGGGCGCCCCGGCATAGACCGGCACTTCATCACGCCCCGCCCACTCACGAGCCAGTCGGGCATTGCGTGAGGTCTTGTCCAGGCGCACGTTGCCCGCCACCGTGGTCAAGGCACGGATGTGCAGTTCTTCGGGCGAGGCCAGGGCGAACAGCAGGGCCACCACATCGTCGGCCCCCGGATCGGTATCGATGATCAGATCGATTTTTTCCGCCGCCTGAGCGCCGGTAGCAGTGAGCAGAGACAAAAGCAGCAGACTCCGGAACCAGTGATTGAATAGCTGAGCATAGCGGTGCATGGCGCACTCCTTGTGCAGGGTATGAAAAGGCCTAGAAAGTCACCCCGGCAACCAGGGCGATGTTGCAATAGGGCTGGCACTCTCCCGTGCGGACCACCGCCCGGGCCTGTCGGCAGAGCACCTTGAAATCTTCGTGACTGAGCAGTTTGCGCGCCCCCAGCTGGCCATTGAGGTCCAGCTCATCGAGCCCCGACAGAGGCTGCGGCCGCTTGCGCAGAATCTCCTCGGCCAGCACATGACTCTCCACCTGCATCTCACTGAGCAGCACCTTCAGCGTGCCGAGAAAATCGGGAACGCCGTGGGTCAGGGCCAAGTCGATCAACTCGACGCCCGCAGGCACCGGCAGACCGGCATCACCAATCACCACGATGTCGCCGTGCCCCAGGGAGGCGATCAAGCGTGACAGGGCAATATTGAGCAAAGGGGTCTTTTTCATGAGGGTGCAAACGCCTGAACGTCGGACAGCATGGGAATGGAAGGTTGTGCGCCAGCCCGGGTCACCGACAACGCCGCGGCGACCTGACCAAAGCGGATCGCTTCGACCTCGCTCTTGCCGGCAGCCAGAGCCGCGGCAAAACCACCGACAAAGGTGTCTCCCGCCGCGGTAGTGTCGACGGCCTTGACCTTGGGTGCCGGGAAATACTCACAGCTGTGGCCATCGGCAAACAGCAAGCCTTGCGCCCCCAGGGTAATGATGACCTTGCCGGCGCCAGCGGCGATCAAACGACCGGCCGCCACCTCGGCGCTCTCCAGGGAGTCCACGGTCACCCCACTGAGCGCCGAAGCCTCGCTTTCATTGGGAATCAGGTAATCGATAGAGCCATACCACTGGCCCGGCAGCGGCGCGCTGGCCGGCGCCGGATTGAGAATCACCGTCTTGCCCAGCTCGCGCCCGCGCTTGAGGGTGTAACCCACCGTCGCCATGGGCACTTCCAGCTGGCAAATGATCACCTCAGCCTCCTGCAGCACCCGATCGAATCCTGCGACCTTCTCGGGACTGAGCAGACCATTGCCGCCAGCGACAATGACAATCGCATTCTGACTGCTGTCATCCACCACGATCAGGGCCACGCCGCTGGAGCCCTCGACCACGCTGACAGCCTGGCAATCGATCTGCTCGGCGAGCAAGGCGCCACGCAGTTGCTCGCCATAGGCGTCAGCGCCGACACAGCCAACCATCGAGACCTGCGCCCCGAGCCGCGCCGCGGCTACCGCCTGATTGGCCCCCTTGCCACCGGATACCGTGGCGAAGGACTTGCCAATCAGCGTCTCGCCCCCGCGGGGCAGGCGCTCGGCCCGGGTGACCAGGTCCATGTTGAGGCTTCCCACTACCACTACTTTTGCTGGCATACATCGATACTCAATCATTTGGGTTCAGCGGTATTCGGCAAAGGCACCGCCAAGCGGCGCCGTGGATTCCCGCAAGACAATATTCGGCTTCACGATGCGCTGGTCGACCGGCAACTCCCGCGAGGCGATCCGGCGCAGCAGCAACTCTGCCGCAGTCTCGCCCAGCTGCAGGATCGACTGGCCGACCGTGGTCAGCGCCGGGTAGACATAGCGACTCATGAGAATGTCGTCGAAGCCAATCACCGAGAGCTGGCCGGGCACGCGGATATTGCGTTCCGCAGCCGCCCGCAGTACGCCGATGCCCATCATGTCGTTGCCAGCGAATATCGCGCTGGGCCGGCTGGGGCCATCGAGCAACTGTGCCGCCGCCAGATAACCACCGGTGCTACTGAAATCACTTTCCAGAAGGCGCGAGGCCGGTACTGCAACCCCTGCTTCGTGCAACGCCTGATGAAAGCCCGCCAGACGCAACTGCGCCACGCTGGTCTGGGCCGGCCCACCAATGCAGGCAATGTCGCGATGCCCCAGGTCCAACAGGTGCCGGGTCGCCAGGTAGGCACCGTATTGGTGGTCGATGCGCACCAGGTCGGCGTCCACGCCCTCCAGCCCGCGGTCGACGATCACCATCGGCGTGCGCACCCCGGCCAGGCCCTGGGCCAGGCCGCTGTCGCCTCCGGCGGAGGTCACGATCAAGCCGTCGATGCGTTTTTCCAGCAGCACCCGCAAGTAGTTGCGCTGCTTCTGCGGGTTGTCGTCGGAGTTGCAGAGAATCACGCAGTAGCCGTTGCGCTCGCAGTAGTCCTCGATCCCCCGCGCCAGCTCGGCAA encodes the following:
- the rplT gene encoding 50S ribosomal protein L20; the encoded protein is MARVKRGVIARKRHKKILKLAKGYYGARSRVFRVAKQAVIKAGQYAYRDRRQKKRQFRALWIARINAGARTNGLSYSRLIAGLKKASIEIDRKVLADLAVNEKAAFAAIVEKAKATLA
- the rpmI gene encoding 50S ribosomal protein L35, producing the protein MPKMKTKSGAAKRFLKTANGIKHKHAFKSHILTKMSTKRKRQLRGSSLLHPSDVAKVERMLRLR
- the infC gene encoding translation initiation factor IF-3, with product MIIKRDMRQDKRAAPKAPINENISAREVRLIGADGEQIGIVSIDEALRIAEEAKLDLVEISADAVPPVCRVMDYGKSIFEKKKQIAAAKKNQKQIQVKEIKFRPGTEEGDYQVKLRNLVRFLSDGDRAKVSLRFRGREMAHQELGMELLKRVEADLQEYGSVEQHPKMEGRQLIMVIAPKKKK
- the thrS gene encoding threonine--tRNA ligase produces the protein MPTITLPDGSQRSFDHPVSVAEVAASIGAGLAKATLAGKVNGKLVDACDVIDGDATLQIITPKDEEGLEIIRHSCAHLVGHAVKQLYPTAKMVIGPVIDEGFYYDIAYERPFTPEDMAAIEQRMQQLIEKDYDVIKKVTPRAEVIEVFKSRGEDYKLRLVEDMPNEQAMGLYYHEEYVDMCRGPHVPNTRFLKSFKLTKLSGAYWRGDAKNEQLQRVYGTAWADKKQLAAYIQRIEEAEKRDHRKIGKRLGLFHTQEEAPGMVFWHPNGWTLYQVLEQYMRKVQRENGYLEIKTPQVVDRSLWEKSGHWANYSENMFTTESESRDYAIKPMNCPCHVQVFNQGLKSYRELPMRLAEFGACHRNEPSGALHGIMRVRGFTQDDAHIFCTEDQMQAESAAFIKLTMDVYADFGFKDIEMKLSTRPEKRVGSDDLWDRAENALAAALDSAGLPYDLQPGEGAFYGPKIEFSLKDCLGRVWQCGTLQLDFNLPIRLGAEYVSEDNSRKHPVMLHRAILGSFERFVGILIEHYEGAFPAWLAPTQAVVMNITDKQADFALEVEKTLNQSGFRAKSDLRNEKIGFKIREHTLLKVPYLLVIGDREVEMQTVAVRTREGEDLGSMPVDQFSAFLAQAVSRRGRQDSE
- a CDS encoding cold-shock protein; translation: MSNRQTGTVKWFNDEKGFGFITPQGGGDDLFVHFKAIESDGFKSLKEGQTVSFVAEKGQKGMQAAQVRPE
- a CDS encoding I78 family peptidase inhibitor, encoding MPWKLASFGTLLAAVVLSGCSTAGSTKEPVASESGHTRCEASAAEFAIGKKASPELLEQARSRSGAQYARFLKPNDMITLEYRSDRLNLNTDASLVVNRVNCG
- a CDS encoding nucleoside hydrolase, which gives rise to MHRYAQLFNHWFRSLLLLSLLTATGAQAAEKIDLIIDTDPGADDVVALLFALASPEELHIRALTTVAGNVRLDKTSRNARLAREWAGRDEVPVYAGAPKPLLRTPIYAENIHGKEGISGVAVHEPKAPLAKGNAVNYLIDTLRAAKPHSITIAMLGPQTNLALALIQAPDITQGIKEVVVMGGAHFNGGNITPVAEFNLFADPQAAEVVLKSGVKLTYLPLDVTHKVLTSDARLQKIATLNNNASKVVGDILNEYVKGDMEHYGIPGGPVHDATVIAYLLKPELFTGRQANMVVDSREGPTFGQTIVDWYDGLKQEKNVFWVENGDAQGFFDLLTERLARLK
- the rbsD gene encoding D-ribose pyranase; the protein is MKKTPLLNIALSRLIASLGHGDIVVIGDAGLPVPAGVELIDLALTHGVPDFLGTLKVLLSEMQVESHVLAEEILRKRPQPLSGLDELDLNGQLGARKLLSHEDFKVLCRQARAVVRTGECQPYCNIALVAGVTF
- the rbsK gene encoding ribokinase produces the protein MPAKVVVVGSLNMDLVTRAERLPRGGETLIGKSFATVSGGKGANQAVAAARLGAQVSMVGCVGADAYGEQLRGALLAEQIDCQAVSVVEGSSGVALIVVDDSSQNAIVIVAGGNGLLSPEKVAGFDRVLQEAEVIICQLEVPMATVGYTLKRGRELGKTVILNPAPASAPLPGQWYGSIDYLIPNESEASALSGVTVDSLESAEVAAGRLIAAGAGKVIITLGAQGLLFADGHSCEYFPAPKVKAVDTTAAGDTFVGGFAAALAAGKSEVEAIRFGQVAAALSVTRAGAQPSIPMLSDVQAFAPS
- a CDS encoding LacI family DNA-binding transcriptional regulator, which encodes MATIKDVAALAGISYTTVSHVLNKTRPVSEEVRVKVEAAIKRLDYVPSAVARSLKAKTTATIGLLVPNSLNPYFAELARGIEDYCERNGYCVILCNSDDNPQKQRNYLRVLLEKRIDGLIVTSAGGDSGLAQGLAGVRTPMVIVDRGLEGVDADLVRIDHQYGAYLATRHLLDLGHRDIACIGGPAQTSVAQLRLAGFHQALHEAGVAVPASRLLESDFSSTGGYLAAAQLLDGPSRPSAIFAGNDMMGIGVLRAAAERNIRVPGQLSVIGFDDILMSRYVYPALTTVGQSILQLGETAAELLLRRIASRELPVDQRIVKPNIVLRESTAPLGGAFAEYR